One genomic segment of Terrihabitans soli includes these proteins:
- a CDS encoding aspartate aminotransferase family protein, whose protein sequence is MNTPANALDMSSFWMPFTANRQFKKEPRIFVGAEGMHYTKEDGTKLIDSSSGLWCVNAGHGRKEIADAVHRQLLTLDYSPAFQTGQPGAFDMAARVGRLAPKNLDRVFFVNSGSEAVDTALKIALAYHKAKGESGRIRFIGREKGYNGVGFGGVSVGGLVNNRRQFAAQLLPSVDHLPHTFDLKKNAFSRGQPEHGIEKADALEGIIALHGADTIAAVIVEPVAGSAGVLPPPKGYLERLREITSKHGILLIFDEVITGFGRVGAPFASQRFGVTPDMITCAKGITNGVLPMGAVLASRTIHDALMVGPESAMELFHGYTYSAHPTACAAGLATLDIYEREGLLTRVKDIEKYYEDAVHALKGKPHVIDIRNIGLMAAVELAPRDGAPGARGYELLQDCFYNHGLHIRTTGDIIALAPPLIAKTSDIDDIFAKLGAALDRLK, encoded by the coding sequence ATGAACACCCCCGCAAATGCGCTCGACATGTCGAGCTTCTGGATGCCGTTCACCGCGAACCGGCAGTTCAAAAAAGAACCCCGTATCTTCGTCGGTGCCGAAGGCATGCACTACACGAAGGAAGACGGCACAAAGCTCATCGACAGCTCATCGGGCTTGTGGTGCGTCAATGCCGGGCACGGCCGCAAAGAGATTGCCGACGCGGTCCACCGTCAGCTCCTGACGCTCGATTATTCGCCGGCCTTCCAGACGGGTCAGCCCGGCGCCTTCGATATGGCGGCGCGTGTCGGCCGTCTGGCGCCTAAAAATCTCGACCGCGTCTTCTTCGTCAATTCCGGTTCTGAAGCCGTCGACACGGCGCTGAAGATCGCGCTCGCTTATCACAAGGCGAAAGGCGAGAGCGGCCGCATCCGCTTTATCGGCCGCGAAAAGGGCTATAACGGCGTCGGCTTCGGCGGCGTTTCCGTCGGCGGTCTCGTCAATAATCGCCGCCAGTTCGCCGCGCAGCTTCTGCCCTCGGTCGATCATCTGCCGCACACTTTCGATCTCAAGAAGAATGCGTTCTCGCGCGGCCAGCCGGAACACGGCATCGAGAAGGCCGATGCGCTCGAAGGCATCATCGCGCTGCACGGCGCGGACACCATCGCCGCCGTCATCGTTGAGCCGGTCGCGGGCTCGGCGGGCGTTCTGCCGCCGCCGAAGGGCTATCTCGAGCGCCTGCGCGAGATTACGTCCAAGCACGGCATTCTTCTGATCTTCGACGAAGTCATTACAGGCTTCGGCCGCGTCGGCGCGCCGTTTGCGTCGCAGCGCTTCGGCGTCACGCCGGACATGATCACCTGCGCCAAAGGCATCACCAATGGCGTGCTGCCGATGGGCGCTGTGCTCGCCAGCCGCACGATTCACGATGCGCTGATGGTCGGCCCCGAAAGCGCGATGGAGCTGTTCCACGGCTATACCTATTCGGCGCATCCGACGGCCTGCGCCGCCGGTCTTGCAACGCTCGATATCTATGAGCGCGAAGGCCTTTTGACGCGCGTCAAGGATATCGAGAAATATTACGAGGACGCGGTGCATGCGCTGAAGGGCAAGCCGCATGTCATCGACATCCGGAATATCGGGTTGATGGCGGCGGTCGAACTTGCGCCGCGCGACGGCGCCCCCGGCGCACGCGGCTATGAGCTGCTGCAGGATTGCTTCTACAATCACGGTCTGCACATCCGCACCACCGGCGACATCATTGCGCTGGCACCGCCGCTGATCGCCAAGACCTCCGATATCGACGATATTTTTGCCAAACTCGGTGCGGCGCTCGACCGCCTGAAGTGA
- a CDS encoding CoA-acylating methylmalonate-semialdehyde dehydrogenase: protein MKTYGHFIAGRHAAGTSGVTADVFWPMTGEIAAKVALADSADVDAVVASAKAAQPAWGATNPQRRARVLMKFLDLANQEIDSLTDLLAREHGKVLADARGDIQRGLEVIEFALGAPQLMKGEFTEGAGPGIDVYSMRQPLGVVAGITPFNFPAMIPLWKAGPAIACGNAFILKPSERDPGVPLRLAELFIEAGLPPGIFNVVNGGKDAVDALLDHKDVAAIGFVGSSDIAHYVYERGAHNGKRVHAFGGAKNHMIIMPDADMNQAVDAIMGAAYGSAGERCMAISVAVPVGKATADKFIAALAPRVEAIKIGPSTDPQAEMGPLVTKAHLDKVRGYVDRGVAEGAKLVVDGRKFKMQGYEKGFYLGACLFDDVTKDMDIYKAEIFGPVLSVVRAKDYDEALRLPSENEYGNGVAIFTRDGDAARDFAAKVNVGMVGVNVPLPVPLAYYTFGGWKRSGFGDLNQHGPDAFRFYTKTKTVTSRWPSGVKEGAEFVMPLMK from the coding sequence ATGAAGACCTATGGGCATTTCATTGCCGGCCGCCATGCGGCCGGCACGTCCGGCGTGACCGCCGATGTGTTCTGGCCGATGACCGGCGAGATCGCGGCAAAGGTCGCGCTCGCCGACAGCGCCGATGTCGACGCTGTCGTCGCCAGTGCGAAAGCCGCGCAACCGGCCTGGGGGGCAACCAATCCGCAGCGGCGCGCCCGCGTGCTGATGAAATTTCTCGATCTCGCCAATCAGGAGATCGACAGCCTGACCGATCTTCTGGCGCGCGAGCACGGCAAGGTTCTGGCCGATGCGCGCGGCGATATTCAGCGCGGCCTCGAAGTCATCGAATTTGCGCTCGGTGCGCCGCAGCTGATGAAGGGCGAGTTCACCGAAGGCGCAGGTCCCGGAATCGATGTCTATTCGATGCGCCAGCCCTTGGGTGTCGTCGCCGGCATCACGCCGTTCAACTTTCCGGCGATGATCCCACTCTGGAAGGCCGGTCCGGCGATCGCCTGCGGCAACGCCTTTATTTTGAAGCCGTCCGAGCGCGATCCAGGTGTGCCCTTACGTCTCGCAGAACTCTTCATCGAAGCGGGCCTACCACCCGGCATCTTCAACGTCGTCAATGGCGGCAAGGATGCAGTCGATGCCCTGCTCGATCACAAGGACGTCGCGGCCATCGGTTTTGTCGGCTCGTCCGACATCGCGCACTATGTCTATGAGCGCGGCGCGCATAACGGCAAACGCGTACATGCGTTCGGCGGCGCAAAAAACCATATGATCATCATGCCCGATGCCGATATGAATCAGGCCGTCGATGCGATCATGGGCGCGGCTTACGGTTCGGCCGGGGAGCGCTGCATGGCGATTTCGGTTGCGGTTCCTGTCGGCAAGGCGACGGCGGATAAATTCATCGCCGCGCTCGCGCCCCGCGTCGAAGCCATCAAGATCGGGCCGTCGACGGATCCGCAGGCGGAAATGGGCCCGCTCGTGACGAAAGCCCATCTCGACAAGGTGCGCGGCTATGTCGATCGCGGTGTTGCGGAAGGCGCAAAGCTCGTGGTCGATGGACGCAAGTTCAAAATGCAGGGCTATGAGAAAGGCTTTTATCTCGGCGCCTGTCTCTTCGACGATGTGACGAAGGATATGGACATCTACAAGGCCGAGATTTTCGGCCCCGTCCTCAGCGTTGTGCGCGCGAAGGATTATGACGAGGCGCTGCGCCTGCCGTCGGAAAACGAATACGGAAATGGTGTCGCCATCTTCACCCGTGACGGCGATGCGGCGCGCGATTTCGCGGCCAAAGTCAATGTCGGCATGGTCGGCGTCAATGTTCCGTTGCCGGTGCCGCTCGCTTACTACACCTTCGGAGGCTGGAAGCGCTCGGGCTTCGGCGATCTCAACCAGCACGGTCCGGATGCGTTCCGCTTCTACACCAAGACGAAAACCGTCACCTCGCGTTGGCCCTCCGGCGTCAAGGAAGGCGCCGAATTCGTCATGCCGTTGATGAAGTAG
- a CDS encoding PAS domain-containing protein yields MLKDRTSLAIMPMPLPTPAIGTWECELPFEHLTWSDEVYDLFELPRGMRITRSEALGFYTDESRAALETIRAGAIEKQESFTLDLEIHTALGKTRWVRITANIEYRDGVPHRLYGTKQDITAEKTEA; encoded by the coding sequence GTGCTCAAAGACCGCACCAGTCTCGCGATTATGCCAATGCCGCTTCCGACACCTGCCATCGGCACCTGGGAATGCGAACTGCCGTTCGAACACCTCACCTGGAGCGATGAGGTCTACGACCTTTTCGAGCTGCCGCGCGGCATGCGCATCACCCGCAGCGAAGCTCTCGGCTTCTACACGGACGAGTCGCGCGCCGCTCTCGAGACGATCCGCGCCGGCGCGATCGAGAAGCAGGAAAGCTTCACCCTCGATCTCGAAATCCACACCGCGCTTGGCAAAACGCGCTGGGTGCGCATTACCGCCAATATCGAATATCGGGACGGCGTGCCGCATCGCCTGTACGGCACCAAGCAGGACATCACCGCCGAGAAGACCGAAGCCTGA
- a CDS encoding GNAT family N-acetyltransferase, translating to MESEEASPLRALGRESETEFLALNNAHEAELSFLDAASLRALLDNAFYARRIGGLDAALIALDQAHPSYASPNYLWYRSRYARFIYVDRVVVAASARGKGHARRLYADLFEEARKAGHDLIVCEVNIDPPNPASDRFHTSLGFEEVGAAEIHGGTKTVRYLARRLGA from the coding sequence GTGGAATCCGAGGAAGCCTCACCGCTGCGGGCGCTGGGACGCGAGAGCGAGACGGAGTTTCTTGCCCTCAACAACGCTCATGAGGCGGAGCTGTCCTTTCTGGATGCGGCGAGCCTGCGGGCGCTTCTCGACAACGCCTTTTACGCCCGGCGTATCGGCGGTCTCGACGCGGCGCTGATCGCGCTCGATCAGGCGCATCCGAGCTATGCCAGCCCGAACTATCTCTGGTACCGGTCCCGCTATGCACGCTTCATCTATGTCGACCGGGTCGTGGTCGCAGCTTCGGCGCGCGGCAAGGGTCATGCGCGGCGGCTTTATGCCGATCTGTTCGAGGAGGCCCGGAAAGCGGGGCACGATCTTATCGTGTGCGAGGTGAATATCGATCCGCCCAATCCGGCGTCCGACCGATTCCACACGTCCTTGGGCTTTGAAGAAGTCGGTGCGGCCGAGATTCATGGTGGCACCAAAACCGTCCGCTATCTGGCGCGAAGGCTCGGGGCTTAA
- the motA gene encoding flagellar motor stator protein MotA gives MRLIVGTIIVFVCVFGGYAAMGGHLVVLWQPFEFVIILGAAIGAFIIGNPAPVLKAVPGMLGTLMKGTKYKQECYVELLGMQYSLYKLANQKGLIAIEPHIENPGSSTLFNAFPTFAANHHAVEFVCDYMRMVTMGANNVHEIDALMDEEMETHHQEQERIVASMQSIADGTPALGIVAAVLGVIKTMGAITEPPEVLGHLIGGALVGTFFGVFVAYGFFGPMAQSLKAIFEAESKYYLSLKVGLLAHISGQPAVMAVEFARKALMSDVRPTFSEVEEATAALPANI, from the coding sequence ATGCGTCTGATCGTCGGTACAATCATCGTCTTTGTCTGCGTGTTTGGCGGCTACGCGGCGATGGGCGGTCACCTCGTTGTCCTTTGGCAGCCGTTCGAGTTTGTTATCATCCTCGGTGCAGCGATCGGCGCCTTCATCATCGGCAACCCCGCGCCGGTGCTCAAGGCCGTGCCCGGCATGCTCGGCACGCTTATGAAGGGCACCAAGTACAAGCAGGAATGCTATGTCGAACTGCTGGGGATGCAGTATTCCTTGTACAAGCTTGCGAATCAGAAGGGCCTGATCGCGATCGAGCCGCACATCGAAAATCCGGGTTCTTCGACGCTGTTCAACGCCTTCCCGACTTTTGCAGCGAACCATCATGCGGTCGAGTTCGTCTGCGACTACATGCGCATGGTGACGATGGGCGCCAACAACGTCCACGAGATCGACGCTCTCATGGACGAGGAAATGGAGACGCATCACCAGGAGCAGGAGCGTATCGTTGCGTCCATGCAGTCTATCGCCGACGGAACACCGGCGCTCGGCATCGTCGCCGCCGTGCTCGGCGTGATCAAGACGATGGGGGCGATCACAGAGCCGCCAGAGGTGCTGGGACATCTGATCGGCGGCGCGCTCGTAGGTACGTTCTTCGGCGTCTTCGTCGCCTACGGCTTCTTCGGGCCCATGGCGCAATCACTCAAGGCCATCTTCGAGGCGGAATCCAAATACTACCTTTCACTCAAGGTGGGGCTCCTCGCCCACATCAGCGGCCAGCCGGCGGTGATGGCGGTGGAATTTGCCCGCAAGGCCCTGATGAGCGACGTCCGCCCGACCTTCAGCGAAGTGGAAGAGGCAACCGCCGCGCTGCCCGCCAACATCTAA
- a CDS encoding flagellar motor protein MotB, producing MTNPFQPIIIKKIKKAAHAHHGGAWKIAYADFVTAMMAFFLLMWLINMTTQEQKRGLAEYFAPGSTSGAGGVLMGTALDQSGNKSSAMALPNAVRGPAEQDDGTRPTSSGRTSDRDLGRPAADAQANNAMASIRQALQKMPDIAELSNNVVIEQTEEGVTVSLVDEDGRSMFPEGSTRPYERTRRALEALVPALRLLPNRLSVTGHTATAPPGSVADGDPWSLSAGRSLAVREILLVAGLPKDHFASVTGRADTEPLYPDNPYLAPNRRVTITLLNAAPPLPPSVSP from the coding sequence ATGACCAACCCATTCCAGCCGATCATCATCAAGAAGATCAAGAAGGCCGCTCATGCGCACCATGGCGGGGCCTGGAAGATCGCCTATGCGGACTTCGTGACCGCCATGATGGCGTTCTTCCTGCTGATGTGGCTGATCAACATGACGACGCAGGAGCAGAAGAGAGGCTTGGCGGAATACTTCGCGCCGGGAAGCACCAGTGGCGCTGGCGGCGTCCTGATGGGCACTGCTCTAGACCAGTCAGGCAACAAGTCGTCGGCAATGGCGCTTCCCAACGCGGTGAGGGGTCCGGCCGAGCAGGACGACGGAACGCGCCCGACCAGTTCGGGCCGCACCAGCGACCGCGACCTCGGCCGCCCGGCCGCCGACGCGCAGGCCAACAACGCCATGGCCAGCATCCGGCAGGCGCTCCAGAAGATGCCCGACATTGCCGAGCTGTCGAACAACGTCGTGATCGAGCAGACCGAGGAGGGGGTGACTGTTTCCCTCGTGGACGAGGACGGCCGCTCGATGTTCCCCGAGGGCTCGACACGCCCCTACGAGCGCACCCGTCGCGCGCTGGAGGCGCTCGTGCCCGCCCTGCGCCTGTTGCCCAACCGACTGTCTGTCACCGGCCACACGGCCACTGCGCCCCCGGGCTCGGTGGCGGATGGCGATCCCTGGAGCCTAAGCGCCGGGCGCTCGCTCGCCGTGCGCGAAATCCTGCTTGTTGCCGGGCTCCCCAAGGACCACTTCGCCTCCGTGACTGGACGCGCCGACACCGAGCCGCTCTACCCCGACAATCCCTACCTCGCGCCGAACCGACGGGTGACGATCACGCTGCTCAATGCGGCCCCGCCGCTGCCCCCGAGCGTCTCTCCCTGA
- the rplU gene encoding 50S ribosomal protein L21: MMFAVIKTGGKQYNVSANQKLTVGRLAGDVGSTVEFGDILALGGDTPSFGAPFVDGARVIAEIVEHSRGDKVIAFKKRRRQNSKRKRGYRDEQTVLLITDVLAKGQQPSDKPKAAKKAAPAKADADSSAPAKKPAAKKAAKPAKTEE; the protein is encoded by the coding sequence ATGATGTTCGCAGTCATCAAGACCGGTGGGAAACAGTACAATGTTTCCGCCAATCAGAAGCTGACCGTCGGCCGCCTTGCGGGCGATGTCGGCTCCACCGTCGAGTTCGGCGATATTCTCGCTCTCGGCGGCGATACGCCGTCCTTCGGCGCGCCGTTTGTCGACGGCGCCCGCGTGATCGCTGAGATCGTCGAGCATTCGCGCGGCGACAAGGTCATCGCGTTCAAGAAGCGCCGGCGCCAGAATTCGAAGCGCAAGCGCGGCTACCGCGATGAGCAGACCGTTCTGCTGATCACGGACGTTCTGGCCAAGGGCCAGCAGCCGAGCGACAAGCCGAAGGCCGCCAAGAAGGCTGCCCCGGCCAAAGCAGATGCAGACAGCTCCGCCCCGGCCAAGAAGCCGGCGGCGAAGAAGGCGGCCAAGCCCGCCAAGACTGAGGAGTAA
- the rpmA gene encoding 50S ribosomal protein L27, producing MAHKKAGGSSRNGRDSAGRRLGVKKSGGQAVIAGNIIVRQRGTTWHPGANVGMGTDHTLFALVNGKVEFVSKKDGRTYVTVAPAMKAAE from the coding sequence ATGGCACATAAAAAAGCAGGCGGTTCTTCGCGCAACGGGCGCGACTCGGCCGGCCGTCGCCTCGGCGTCAAGAAGTCGGGCGGCCAGGCCGTTATTGCCGGCAACATCATCGTGCGTCAGCGCGGTACGACGTGGCATCCCGGCGCGAATGTCGGCATGGGCACCGATCACACTCTCTTTGCTCTCGTAAACGGCAAAGTCGAGTTCGTGTCCAAAAAAGACGGCCGCACGTACGTGACGGTCGCACCGGCAATGAAAGCCGCAGAATAA
- a CDS encoding GNAT family N-acetyltransferase, whose translation MICEELEFTQNEDCILRTGRLVLRRPRAEDATGIACLANDREIAENTARIPYPYTLAHAEAFIASSKEGDEHEALLAFAEVDGVCTAIGMVGVTLVEGVPQVGYWVGAAYRGKGFATELARAMVDHVFETTEADKINVSCRVTNTASRRVIEKCGFQWSGCGLSSSIGLKGSVPVDRFRLDRRIWESLIAWGHGRRERWPVNALSAKRNAETVTQ comes from the coding sequence ATGATCTGCGAAGAACTGGAATTTACTCAGAACGAGGACTGTATCCTCAGGACGGGCAGGCTGGTGCTGCGCCGTCCGCGAGCGGAAGATGCAACGGGCATCGCCTGTCTCGCCAACGATAGGGAAATCGCCGAAAACACGGCGCGTATTCCCTATCCGTACACGCTGGCGCATGCGGAAGCCTTCATCGCCTCGTCCAAAGAAGGCGATGAGCACGAGGCGCTGCTCGCTTTCGCGGAGGTGGACGGTGTCTGTACGGCGATCGGCATGGTCGGCGTCACCCTCGTCGAGGGTGTGCCGCAGGTCGGTTACTGGGTCGGCGCCGCCTATCGCGGCAAAGGTTTTGCGACGGAGCTTGCGCGCGCCATGGTCGATCACGTGTTCGAAACGACGGAGGCGGACAAGATCAACGTCTCCTGCCGAGTGACGAACACGGCCTCGCGCCGGGTGATCGAGAAGTGCGGCTTTCAGTGGTCGGGCTGCGGCCTCTCCTCCTCGATCGGCCTGAAGGGTTCGGTTCCGGTCGACCGGTTCCGCCTCGACCGGCGGATCTGGGAAAGCCTGATTGCCTGGGGTCATGGCCGGAGGGAACGATGGCCTGTAAACGCGCTTTCCGCTAAGCGGAATGCCGAAACGGTGACGCAATGA
- the obgE gene encoding GTPase ObgE, which translates to MKFLDQAKVFIQSGTGGAGSVSFRREKFIEFGGPNGGDGGRGGDVFAECVDGLNTLIDYRYQQHYKAKTGGHGMGQDRTGAGGDDVVLKVPAGTQIFDEDGETLLADLTEIGQRVLLAKGGNGGFGNTRFKTSTNRAPRHANPGLPGEERWIILRLKLIADAGLVGLPNAGKSTFLAAVTAAKPKIADYPFTTLHPGLGVVRVHNREFVLADIPGLIEGAHEGIGLGDRFLGHVERCRVLLHLIDGTSENAGAAYKTVRAELIAYGGGLEDKPEIVALTKADALDDETKKKQLASLKRACKQTPLLLSAHSGAGVQEALSLLLQVIDKDRAVEAEAQAPVTDTAWRP; encoded by the coding sequence ATGAAATTTCTCGACCAGGCGAAAGTCTTCATCCAGTCCGGCACCGGCGGTGCGGGGTCGGTGAGCTTTCGCCGCGAGAAATTCATTGAGTTCGGCGGACCCAATGGCGGCGATGGCGGGCGCGGCGGCGATGTGTTTGCCGAATGCGTCGACGGCCTCAACACGCTGATCGATTACCGCTATCAGCAGCACTACAAGGCCAAGACCGGCGGTCATGGAATGGGCCAGGACCGCACCGGGGCCGGCGGCGACGATGTCGTACTCAAAGTCCCGGCCGGCACCCAGATTTTCGATGAGGACGGCGAAACGCTCCTGGCCGACCTCACGGAAATCGGCCAACGCGTGCTCCTTGCCAAAGGCGGCAATGGCGGTTTCGGCAATACACGCTTCAAGACCTCGACCAACCGCGCCCCGCGCCATGCCAATCCGGGCCTGCCGGGCGAAGAGCGCTGGATCATCCTGCGCCTCAAGCTCATTGCCGATGCCGGGCTTGTCGGCCTGCCCAATGCCGGCAAATCGACCTTCCTTGCGGCGGTGACGGCAGCAAAGCCCAAGATCGCCGACTATCCCTTCACGACGCTTCATCCAGGCCTTGGCGTGGTGCGCGTCCATAATCGTGAATTTGTCCTCGCCGACATTCCCGGCCTGATCGAAGGCGCCCATGAAGGCATCGGCCTCGGCGACCGCTTTCTCGGCCATGTCGAGCGCTGCCGCGTTCTTCTGCATCTCATCGACGGCACCTCGGAAAATGCCGGCGCCGCCTACAAGACCGTCCGCGCCGAGCTCATCGCCTATGGCGGCGGGCTGGAAGACAAGCCCGAGATCGTCGCTTTGACCAAAGCCGATGCGCTCGACGACGAGACCAAGAAAAAGCAGCTCGCCAGCCTGAAGCGCGCCTGCAAGCAGACGCCGCTTCTGCTCTCGGCCCATTCGGGCGCCGGCGTTCAGGAGGCCCTCAGTCTCCTCTTGCAGGTCATCGATAAGGACCGCGCCGTGGAGGCCGAAGCCCAGGCTCCGGTAACCGACACCGCATGGCGACCGTGA
- the proB gene encoding glutamate 5-kinase: MSVPQLIQFRRVVVKIGSALLVDAEQGALKRAWLESLAEDMAALTKRGADVLVVSSGSIALGRTVLGLPGRALRLEESQAAAAVGQIALARAWSEVLGGHGLTAGQILLTLGDTEERERYLNARATLQRLLDFKAVPVINENDTVATTEIRYGDNDRLAARVATMASADLLVLLSDIDGLYTAPPQRDPDAKHIPVVERVTAEIEAMAGAAGSEFSRGGMKTKIDAAKIATNGGAHMVIASGKVLHPLRQIEQGGTCTWFLATGSPSAARKRWIAGTLVARGSLYLDEGAVKALRSGKSLLPAGVTRVEGNFSNGDAVVVRDPAGNEIGRGLVAYDAVDAIKIAGKNSAAIEEILGAPFRSAMIHRDDLVVGA, from the coding sequence GTGTCCGTGCCCCAACTCATCCAGTTCCGCCGCGTCGTCGTCAAAATCGGCTCGGCCCTTCTCGTCGACGCCGAACAGGGCGCGCTGAAACGCGCCTGGCTGGAAAGCCTCGCCGAAGACATGGCCGCTCTCACCAAGCGCGGCGCGGACGTCCTTGTCGTCTCCTCCGGCTCGATTGCGCTCGGGCGCACCGTGCTCGGCCTGCCGGGCCGGGCGCTGCGCCTCGAGGAAAGCCAGGCGGCCGCGGCCGTCGGCCAGATCGCGCTTGCCCGCGCCTGGTCGGAAGTGCTCGGCGGGCACGGGCTGACGGCAGGCCAGATCCTTCTGACCTTGGGAGATACGGAAGAACGCGAGCGCTATCTGAATGCGCGCGCAACGCTGCAGCGCCTTCTCGATTTCAAGGCCGTTCCCGTCATCAACGAAAACGACACCGTGGCGACGACCGAAATCCGCTACGGCGACAATGACCGCCTTGCGGCGCGCGTTGCCACCATGGCCTCGGCCGATCTTCTCGTTCTCCTGTCCGATATCGACGGTCTGTACACCGCGCCGCCGCAGCGCGATCCCGATGCGAAACACATTCCTGTCGTCGAGCGCGTCACCGCCGAGATCGAAGCCATGGCGGGCGCCGCGGGTTCGGAGTTCTCGCGCGGCGGCATGAAGACCAAGATCGACGCGGCGAAGATCGCGACCAATGGCGGCGCGCATATGGTCATCGCGTCGGGCAAGGTTCTGCACCCGCTTCGCCAGATCGAGCAGGGCGGCACCTGCACCTGGTTCCTCGCGACCGGAAGTCCGTCCGCAGCGCGCAAGCGCTGGATCGCGGGCACGCTTGTCGCCCGCGGCTCGCTCTATCTCGACGAAGGTGCGGTGAAGGCGCTGCGTTCCGGCAAGAGCCTTCTTCCCGCCGGCGTGACGCGCGTCGAGGGCAATTTCTCGAACGGCGATGCGGTTGTCGTGCGCGATCCTGCCGGCAATGAAATCGGCCGCGGTCTTGTGGCTTATGACGCGGTGGATGCGATCAAGATCGCCGGAAAGAATTCGGCGGCCATCGAGGAAATCCTCGGCGCGCCGTTCCGCAGCGCCATGATCCATCGCGACGATCTCGTTGTCGGCGCGTAG
- a CDS encoding glutamate-5-semialdehyde dehydrogenase gives MNRPVAKPSGNPIAALMSRLGNSARAAARVLALADAATKDKALLAMAASIRTRAAKILAANEEDVAAAQKAGASAALIDRLILNAARIEGMAAGIEAVAALPDPVGRVLAEWQQPNGLKFERVATPLGVIGVIYESRPNVTADAAALTLKSGNAVILRGGSDSLKSSAAIHEALVEGIKSAGLPEGAVQIVPTKDRDAVGEMLSGLDGNLDVIVPRGGKGLVARVQTEARVPVFAHLDGNNHIYVHAPCDLDLAKKILLNAKLRRTGVCGAAETLLVDRALAETHLKPLVTMLLDAGCAVRGDAAARKADPRVTEVSEQDYATEFLDAIIAAGVVDGLDAAIAHIERYGSHHTDAIITSDKTAAERFLREVDSAIVLHNASTQFADGGEFGFGAEIGIATGRMHARGPVGLEQLTSFKYRVRGEGQTRP, from the coding sequence ATGAACCGTCCCGTCGCCAAGCCTTCCGGCAATCCGATAGCCGCGCTGATGTCCCGTCTGGGCAACTCGGCGCGGGCGGCGGCGCGCGTGCTGGCGCTGGCCGATGCGGCCACCAAGGACAAAGCGCTTCTTGCCATGGCTGCGTCGATCCGCACCCGCGCGGCAAAGATCCTTGCCGCCAACGAGGAAGATGTTGCCGCGGCGCAGAAGGCCGGCGCGAGCGCGGCGCTGATCGATCGCCTCATTCTGAACGCGGCGCGCATCGAAGGCATGGCTGCCGGTATAGAGGCCGTCGCCGCTTTGCCCGATCCGGTCGGGCGCGTACTTGCCGAATGGCAGCAACCCAACGGCCTGAAGTTCGAGCGCGTTGCAACGCCGCTCGGCGTCATCGGCGTGATCTATGAGAGCCGCCCCAATGTTACGGCCGATGCTGCGGCGTTGACGCTGAAATCCGGCAATGCCGTCATCCTGCGCGGCGGCTCGGACAGTCTGAAATCCTCCGCTGCGATTCATGAAGCTCTCGTCGAGGGCATCAAATCCGCGGGCCTTCCCGAAGGCGCAGTGCAGATCGTGCCGACCAAGGATCGCGATGCGGTCGGCGAAATGCTGTCCGGTCTTGACGGAAATCTCGATGTCATCGTGCCGCGCGGCGGCAAGGGTCTTGTTGCGCGTGTACAGACAGAAGCGCGCGTTCCGGTTTTTGCCCATCTTGACGGCAACAACCATATCTATGTGCACGCGCCCTGCGATCTCGATCTTGCGAAGAAGATCTTGCTGAACGCCAAGCTGCGCCGCACCGGCGTCTGCGGCGCAGCCGAGACTTTGCTCGTCGACAGGGCTCTGGCGGAAACGCATCTGAAACCGCTTGTGACCATGCTGCTCGATGCCGGTTGCGCCGTGCGCGGCGATGCGGCTGCCCGGAAAGCCGATCCGCGCGTCACGGAAGTCTCCGAGCAGGATTATGCGACGGAGTTTCTCGACGCCATCATCGCCGCCGGCGTCGTCGACGGCCTTGATGCCGCGATCGCTCATATCGAGCGTTACGGCTCGCATCACACCGACGCGATCATCACCTCCGATAAAACTGCCGCCGAACGTTTTCTGCGCGAGGTCGACAGCGCGATCGTGCTCCACAACGCCTCGACGCAGTTTGCCGATGGCGGCGAATTCGGCTTCGGCGCCGAGATCGGCATTGCCACGGGGCGTATGCACGCGCGCGGGCCGGTCGGGCTTGAGCAGCTGACAAGCTTCAAATATCGCGTCCGCGGCGAGGGGCAGACACGGCCGTGA